TTAATTATTGCGTTTCTTGCCTCAGTAAAGCCATTTTCTCACAGATTGAGCACAGGACTAGTAAGGGTTTTCTCAAGGTCATAAAAGCTGAGCTCCACAGATAAAATATACAAAGTGAATTAATTCACAACAAGCATTCGTGGTATCATTGTTGATATAGATTGATCTATATGTATAAAAGAATAATATACTTATGGAGGAGCAAAAATGTCTAAAAACATACTTGTTTTAACGGGTAGCCCCAGAAGAAAGGGAAACAGCGATCTTTTAGCGGATGCTTTTATAGATGGAGCAAAAAGTGCAGGACACAGCATAGTGAAATTTGAAACTGCAGAAAAAAATATAGAGGGTTGCAAAGCCTGCAATAAGTGTTTTACAAAAGATAGGGCGTGCTTCTTTTCGGATGATTTTAATGAACTGGCTCCCATAGTTATGAATTCTGATTTATTAGTAATCTCTACTCCTTTATATTGGTTTTCATACCCATCTAAGCTGAAGGCTGCAATTGATAAATTCTATTCATTTCTTATTGGCAATGTTAAGCTGCAGGTAAAAGAGAGCTTGTTAATTGTTTGCGGTGCTGCAGAGAATCAAAAAGAATTTCAAGGAATTGTTAAATCATACGAATTAATAGCTGACTACATGAAATGGACCAGCAAAGGCGCAATAACAATAATGGGGATGCACGAAAAGGACGATGTGTTAAAAACTGATTGGCTAAAAAAAATTGAAGAAGTTGGAAAAAATATTTAAAATTTAAAGGGGTGGAAATTAATTACAGATTTTTAGAAATAAGTAGTTATTAGAAAGTTTAAAACGTACTTACTACAAAAAGATAAAATAAAAATATGATAAAAAATGGAGCCGAGGATCAGAGTCGAACTGACAACCTGCTGATTACAAATCAGCTGCTCTGCCTATTGAGCTACCTCGGCAACGGCTAAATTATAACATAATAAATTAAATTTTGAAAAGTATCAAAATACTTTAAATGAAAATAAACATTTAATTAAGAATAGATATATAATTAAATTATAAAAATAAAGGAGGAGCATATGAGTAAGATATTAGTTGTTTATTATTCTTTATACGGTCACATCCACGAGCTTGCTGAAGCTATTGGAAGCGGGGCTAGCAGTGTAGAGGGAGTAAAGGTATCTATAAAAAGAGTGCCAGAAACACTTTCAGACGATGTAATAGAAAAAATGGGGGCAAAGGAGATACAACAAAAAATAAAAAGCTCTATTCCTGAAGCATCATTGGATGATTTAACCAACGCTGACGCAGTAATATTTGGAACCCCTACAAGATTTGGAAATATGTGCGCACAAATGAAGTCATTTTTAGACAGCACGGGTGGAGTATGGGCAAGGGGAGAGCTTTTTGGAAAAGTTGGCAGCGTATTTGCATCCTCAAACACCCAGCATGGCGGGCAAGAATCTACCATTCTTACCTTCATGCCATATTTATTTCACCAAGGAATGATAGTAGTAGGGTTGCCATATCTTTTTAAGGGTCAAACTATTATGGACCAGATCACAGGTTGCTCACCATATGGCGCATCTTGTGTCGCTGGTGAAAATTCATCAAGGAATGTATCTAAAAATGAGCTTGATGGTGCATTTTTTCAAGGCAAATATGTAGCACTCGTTACAAATGATATTTATAAAAACAGAGAGAGAAATTTTAACTCGTTAATTTCACTGAATAATTAAAACTTAGGAGGGAAATATGGCCAAAAAACCAAAAGTTATTATGACGAACAAAATATTGGATGAGCCTTACAATTGGCTAAATGAAAGAGTAGAATTAATTTGTTGGGATCAGGAAAATCTGCCGCCACAAACAGTAATTAAAGAATGGCTCCAAGATGCTGATGGGCTATATTCTGCATTCTATCCAGTAAACAAGTCTTTATTAGAGGACGCAAAGAACATTAAAGTAGTTACTCAATGTGCAGTTGGATACGACAACATTGACGTAAAATATTGTACAGAAAGAAAGATACC
This genomic interval from Thermodesulfobium sp. 4217-1 contains the following:
- a CDS encoding flavodoxin family protein, which produces MSKNILVLTGSPRRKGNSDLLADAFIDGAKSAGHSIVKFETAEKNIEGCKACNKCFTKDRACFFSDDFNELAPIVMNSDLLVISTPLYWFSYPSKLKAAIDKFYSFLIGNVKLQVKESLLIVCGAAENQKEFQGIVKSYELIADYMKWTSKGAITIMGMHEKDDVLKTDWLKKIEEVGKNI
- the wrbA gene encoding NAD(P)H:quinone oxidoreductase; its protein translation is MSKILVVYYSLYGHIHELAEAIGSGASSVEGVKVSIKRVPETLSDDVIEKMGAKEIQQKIKSSIPEASLDDLTNADAVIFGTPTRFGNMCAQMKSFLDSTGGVWARGELFGKVGSVFASSNTQHGGQESTILTFMPYLFHQGMIVVGLPYLFKGQTIMDQITGCSPYGASCVAGENSSRNVSKNELDGAFFQGKYVALVTNDIYKNRERNFNSLISLNN